Part of the Nicotiana sylvestris chromosome 5, ASM39365v2, whole genome shotgun sequence genome is shown below.
TGGCTACGCAATTGTATATAACATGACAAGAATAGTAACTATTAACATACTAGAATAGGTTAAACTACACCGATCGCGTAAAATATAATTACGTTAATACCTTCTTGAAAAGTTGAAAGGAGAAAGAACCCCAGAAGTGTCTCTAGCTGCAAATCCAAAAGCCTTCACTGAATGCTCTTCTTCTGGGTTTTTTGCCATTTCACCTAATTAAAAAATATAACCAAAAAATATAGCTAGCTATAACTAAGAATGCCTAGAAAATGAGACTGAGAAAACGCATGGACAAAGACAATATATTTATAGTATTAGTTGGGAAGGTTTTTGCTTTATTACTATTTTAACTTGTTTCAAGAAATATACAATGGATTTAAAGGAAACTTTCTACTGTATGTGGAGATGGGGCTAAATGAATTTATTTTTGAGTGTACAAGTAGTTGAATTAGAGAAATGAAGTAAATGCTTGCAATAATGGTTCAACTACTAGGTTTGATGAAAGTTAATACAACGACAATGGTTTGCCATCAATTTTGGTCCGGAATCTCGTGAGACTCGTGCTTTCTAGGGAAAAACCTTAGTCACACCTGGTTCTTGTTTTactcaaagatgaagaggtaaatcctaattaaagataattaactctagatccgagatgaataatatgaatagaaaaaTATATCCGAGTATAAATGTTGGCCGTGATTATGGCCAAATTTAATAGCATAAAGAAAGATGCATTAAataataaaatgtaaataagggAAAAGATTCACCAAATCTTGAGTGGAGCGGATCctctttcatttgataaagacGAATGATAACAGATACAAGAACCTCAGGACCCTTTTTGGATCTGATGAAGGTCCGGGATCATAGATCCTCTAATCTCTTTAAAGAGGTAtgtttacatattttctagaaagagggagagggagagagagcCAGCCCCCTTTTTTGGAAGtcctctcttcctatttataaggggtatCCATAGAAAATCCTAAAAAAGTACAATTAGAGGGAATATTCTACTGAATATTCTACTGAATATTCCCTTTGAGGATTCCAAAGCAAACTAGCTATTTCATCACTGTCCGACCTTGGCCTTATTGATGACTgcccgacctcggccttattgatgactGCCTGACTTTGGCTATTGGTGACTGTCCGACCTCGActattgatgactgtccgaccttGGCCTTATTGATGACTGTTCGATCCCGGCCTGTCCGACCTCGACCTTATATCTTTGCGTGCCGAATTTCTCTGAtctaattttgacccatacagttctAACCTttgaaatcagcttattttgaaaaatatttatataaaagtactttctaaaaaaatacttttgctGATTAATTAATTTATATTTGACTGAATAATTTAAAAAACACATTGAagcaacaattagtgtttgaccaagcttttagaaaaTGCTTCGAAATGTATTTTTCTTAtaagtgcttttgaaaaaaaatactaCTCTTTCTATTTCTCAAAAACGGCTTCAACTCAAAAAAGAAATTCCctttctaaaagcttggccaaatagtttaactttgaaaaaaaaatactttgaACCAAAATGAAGCTTGACCAAACAAGCTATATAACATGCATCTTTTAACTCTTATTACTTAATCATGGTTATTCAATATAGGAAAACTATCAGCTATGTCCATATAAAAGTAGCTCATTATAAAAATTggccaattcataaaatattactaattttagccaaatattactaatattagccaattagctatttgtagcaaaaaaatgtcaaaattttgctttcttttgagtgggtgttattagGATAGATTGAGTACATTTTAAAGAGTTTGAATCTCagatttgggatgatttggtggaaTTTAATAatgtttgaattgaaaattcaaagtagaaggaaaacatgaaaaaaatatatgtctatcATACTGTGcatcatttgtgtatcacatatgtatcatattttgtattaattatgtatcacatgtatattcaTGTATATCTGTGtatgagatacatgcgtgatacatgtttgatagtgtcgcagaagaattttttgaactcgattttaactacgaattttgataccaaatcaccttcaatctttctcaaattttgaATATTGACTCATCTACATGTTTTCAATGAATGAATTTTAATCATACTCACTAAAAAAGGTcattttttgcttagatttttagaattttgtatatatttattttttgtatttcatcaatTTATTTTCTATCTCATTCATAAAATTTtctttccgtcttgcatctaatgttgctgatcacgcttaaaaatatgaaaGGAGATCTTTGCGTGTGATTATTGGAGAgaagaaccttatttatttggatttttaatttttatatgtgcTTGGATAGTTTTAGTAAATCTATGATTAATGACTAGAGATTGATAAGTTAAGacttatttgggacatttgtgtaagATTCCCTTCTATATATActttttgttgtatttttctAATCATAGTAAATAATATAACCATCAGGTAGGGGTAAATCATGGGTGCATGTGTTTGATAGAAAAACCAGGGATAAGTCTTTACCATTAATATAGTTCTAGGTAAAACCACAAAATAGAGACAAGTCAAATTTCAGCCAACAACAGTAAGGAAAATGACCGATAATTCAAGGCTTAAGAGGAAAAGACAGATATGCAATACTGCCTAATCGCAAAAATTTACTAAATAAACCATAAATAAACTCTTCAAGTTTCTCGCAAAATATAAAATACTTTATTTTTTAATAGTGTTCAGACCAGCTTGCTCGCACGCTAATTACTCTTAATCAGCTGTCAATGTTTTCCCAACATCAAGCACAAACCGATACTTGACATCCGATTTCAGAAGTCGTTCCAACGCAGTATTCACATAATCCATTGCAACAATCTCAACATCTGGTATTATATTATGCTTTGCTGCAAAATCAAGCATCTCTTGTGTCTCTTTCATTCCTCCAATAATACTTCCTCCAACTATTTTCCTCCctgtaatttttaaaaaaattattagtaCTTCGATTTTAAGGAAGGGCAGTCCGCTGcattaagctcccgctatgtACGGGGTTCGgaaaagggccggaccacaagagtctattATAAGCACTACGCAGCCTTGCCCttcatttctgcaagaggctgtttccacggcttgaacccgtgacctcctggtcacgtGGCAACAAcattaccagttacgccaaggctcccttcttaattttaagaaaataaaaagaaaagaaaaattgataTTAAGATACTTTACCCATAATAATGGGAAAAACTGGCAACTCAAGTGGCTTTGGTGGTGCACCAACCACTACAAGTTTTCCATGAGGTTTTAGTATATTGAGCAATGGAAGAATAGGATGGTCTGCTGAAACTGTGTCTATTATGCCATCCAATGTGCTTGCTGCAGCCTATACAAATACAAAGCATAAATGATAACCATAAATTTGCCTGTCAAACTTAACATATGTATAGGGACGTATGGACAAATTTTTGTAAACGGTGTCAAAATTtataaaagaacaaaaataataaCTTTAATTATCATGCTTCTAAACAAGAAATAGACTTAGTCTATCGGTTTTGTTGAGTCTTAAGTTAGAAAAGGTTCCGAGTTTAATTTCACTTCATCACAATTTTTAACCACAAAGGCTCTCTAAAATATTTGCAAAAAAGTTGTGCTAGTTAAGGTTCAAATTTTTGACCTCTTAGAATAAAATCAAAAGCATAACCAACACACCAAGAGACATTGTATATCAAATGGTGTCATTTTTTCCTACTTAATTATCCGTTTCTCACactattaatacatatatttaagTAGCATTTTCCGACAAAACTGTGTCGCGCGACATTGCTTTGTTAAAGGTGCATCCACCCCTGCCTATGTATAATATATATtgctacccccccccccccaatcgtttaaattaaaaatagccggCAGATGTATAATATAAGTATAATCGTTGTTTAAAATATGTTTAATCAGGGTATAAAATGTATACCAGTTAGGAAAAGTAAATAGTAAATCCGGaaggctatttgtgtaaagatcccaaACAATTTTGAGTTGGGCTATTGTGTCGTGTTCATTATTTATATGACATATTTTCCTTAATAGTCCATTCCAGAATTGAATGACGCATTTCTATACTtataaataatttaactttaaactttctCTTTTATGCATTTACCCTCAATGAGAGAATTTTATAGCTACACAAATGCCGTGAACCTGCaaagcttttaccccttaagATTTTAGAAGCTGAAATTTCGAAAGTCTTTTTTCTATTAAACTCGATGCTAGGTATAACTGcctcatataaattgaaactgaGGGAGTAGAATTTCAAGTATAGAATAAAATATTTACCTGCAGTTGTTCAGGATCACGACTGAGCAAGAAAGAATCAGCACCAAGACGTTCAATAGCTTCATCCTTCTTATTAACCGAAGTACTGATCACAGTAACCTTACAACCAAAAGCCTTAGCAAATTTCACAGCCATATGACCAAGTCCACCAAGTCCCACAACACCAATGTTCAATCCAGGCTTATCAAGTCCAAAATATTTCAAAGGACTATATGTTGTAATTCCAGCAC
Proteins encoded:
- the LOC104216597 gene encoding 8-hydroxygeraniol dehydrogenase-like; the encoded protein is MAKSPETEHPIKAFGWAARDTSGVLSPFNFSRRATGKNDVQFKVLYCGICHSDLHMLKNEWGNSKYPIVPGHEIVGVVTEAGSNVEKVKIGDKVGVGVLVGSCQKCENCTNDLEQYCSSHIATYSTTYYDGTTTYGGYSNLMVTDQHFVVRWPENLSAEAAPLLCAGITTYSPLKYFGLDKPGLNIGVVGLGGLGHMAVKFAKAFGCKVTVISTSVNKKDEAIERLGADSFLLSRDPEQLQAAASTLDGIIDTVSADHPILPLLNILKPHGKLVVVGAPPKPLELPVFPIIMGRKIVGGSIIGGMKETQEMLDFAAKHNIIPDVEIVAMDYVNTALERLLKSDVKYRFVLDVGKTLTAD